From the genome of Malus sylvestris chromosome 6, drMalSylv7.2, whole genome shotgun sequence, one region includes:
- the LOC126626428 gene encoding G patch domain-containing protein TGH-like: protein MASDEDDFVFYGTPIEREEDFTSRKKKSVAEASGNLRTVVPWKQEVRDEEGRRRFHGAFSGGFSAGYYNTVGSKEGWTPQTFVSSRKNRAEVKAQDITNFLDEDERAELEGQSLGTSMQFDTFGSTAAELARKQAEKEQQKRPSAIPGPVPDELVLPATDSIGVKLLLKMGWRHGRSIKDSHTDLSYDARREARKAFLAFSSSDAKTQLADSEPVHGKLDNHIELPAVDDVQSSQSTPVYVLYPKQDLHGLGFDPYKHAPEFRDKKRSRPSENRGIGYRSARSMDNNLFGFKSGKVAPGFGIGALEELDAEDEDVYNSGYDFEETYVEDIDDEPSRSIMDSKQKLVRKEPGGLAGFRLASNSDYQHERFDPPVVPKDFVPHHKFSQPLDTGYKLGDPGPPEVSPPEDNNLKLLIDGVATLVARCGKLFEDLSREKNQSNPLFRFLVGGNGHDYYARKLWEERQKRGNHTKEILDGKLSPRKQKMTAENRGKILGERPLERSSKESNSSVASKDAIQLQYNLSDTFTKPALDGEMLEVAKPFNDDPAKQERFERFLKEKYQGGLRSTESGGASHMSEAVRARERLDFEAAADAIQKGKWSKESKLSTSQFMDFLSAGAMQFTSGGSAQAKDTQAEKSIKKEVCIKRTEYQWRPSPILCKRFDLIDPFMGKPPPAPRMKSKMETLIFTSDSGKDTKAEETVIVKRDYIPAVQSYAQGISKDVVDEESTIDVEVENVERPVDLYKAIFSDDEDDDEDASIPKGVGKPEKKVEAANTTLNRLIAGDFLESLGKELGLEVPPELPSSTNKARTLPPKGAGSGHSRILPVDNKPPSTRDISHRPESSQDAPRDNTEPLNGNLTGNSARSNSKNAEKDALGNQFDKIIFQKAPQEDRKEKTPSRRHQNVSNSSPSEDERSRKRSRRHRHRHSDSDSDSSSDHWDHHRSRSKGKKKGSSREKSSSSRKHSKHHKRRSRESPEK, encoded by the exons aTGGCTTCGGACGAAGACGATTTCGTTTTCTACGGAACACCGATAGAGCGCGAGGAAGATTTCACCAGTCGCAAGAAGAAGTCCGTCGCCGAGGCCTCCGGTAACTTGCGCACTGTCGTTCCTTGGAAGCAAGAG GTTAGAGATGAAGAAGGGAGAAGGAGATTTCATGGTGCATTTAGTGGAGGGTTTTCTGCCGGCTATTACAATACAGTTGGCTCAAAAGAGG GGTGGACACCACAGACTTTTGTGTCATCGCGGAAGAACAGAGCTGAAGTCAAAGCGCAGGACATTACAAACTTTTTAGATGAAGATGAAAGAGCT GAGCTTGAAGGCCAATCTTTGGGGACATCCATGCAGTTTGATACATTTGGATCTACAGCTGCTGAACTTGCTCGTAAACAAGCTGAGAAGGAACAACAGAAAAG GCCGTCAGCTATTCCTGGACCTGTTCCTGATGAATTAGTTCTTCCAGCCACAGATTCTATAG GTGTAAAATTGCTGCTGAAGATGGGATGGCGTCATGGTCGTTCAATCAAGGATTCACATACTGATTTATCATATG ATGCTCGAAGGGAAGCTCGAAAAGCTTTTTTAGCATTTTCTTCCAGTGATGCAAAAACACAGCTGGCTGACTCTGAGCCCGTTCATGGCAAACTGGACAATCATATTGAGCTGCCTGCCGTTGATGATGTTCAATCTTCTCAAAGCACACCT GTTTATGTACTCTACCCAAAGCAGGACCTtcatggattaggttttgatcCTTATAAGCATGCTCCTGAGTTTAGGG ATAAGAAGAGATCGCGCCCATCTGAGAATAGGGGTATTGGATATAGAAGTGCCCGTTCAATGGACAATAATCTTTTCGGCTTCAAGT CAGGAAAGGTTGCTCCTGGTTTTGGAATTGGAGCACTTGAAGAACTTGATGCTGAAGATGAGGATGTTTATAACTCGG GTTACGACTTTGAGGAAACTTATGTTGAAGATATTGACGATGAGCCTTCAAGATCAATCATGGATAGCAAGCAAAAGTTGGTTCGAAAGGAACCAGGTGGTCTCGCTGGATTTAGACTTGCATCTAACTCAGACTACCAGCATGAGAG ATTTGATCCTCCTGTAGTACCAAAAGATTTTGTACCCCACCATAAATTTTCTCAGCCTCTTGATACGGGCTACAAGCTTGGAGATCCTGGTCCCCCAGAAGTATCTCCTCCCGAAGATAATAATCTGAAACTCTTAATTGACGGGGTCGCAACTTTAGTAGCTCGATGTGGTAAATTATTTGAGGATCTCTCCAGAGAGAAAAATCAGTCAAATCCCTTGTTTAGGTTTCTAGTTGGAGGGAATGGCCATGATTATTATGCAAGGAAACTGTGGGAGGAGCGACAGAAGCGAGGCAATCACACCAAGGAGATATTGGATGGTAAATTGTCTCCACGAAAGCAGAAAATGACAGCAGAGAACCGTGGAAAAATTTTAGGGGAAAGGCCATTGGAACGAAGCTCCAAAGAGTCAAATTCATCTGTTGCTTCTAAAGATGCCATTCAGCTTCAGTACAATCTATCAGATACTTTTACTAAACCTGCATTAGAT GGCGAGATGCTGGAAGTTGCAAAACCTTTCAATGATGATCCTGCAAAGCAAGAAAGGTTTGAGCGGTTTCTCAAGGAGAAGTATCAAGGAGGACTTCGATCTACTGAGTCTGGCGGAGCGAGTCATATGTCAGAAGCAGTTCGTGCTCGTGAGAGATTGGACTTTGAGGCTGCAGCCGATGCAATACAGAAAGGGAAATGGAGTAAGGAAAGCAAACTCTCCACATCACAGTTCATGGATTTTTTATCTGCTGGAGCCATGCAGTTTACTTCTGGGGGATCAGCG CAAGCCAAAGACACTCAAGCTGAAAAATCGATAAAAAAGGAAGTTTGCATAAAACGGACAGAATATCAGTGGCGTCCTTCACCTATTTTATGCAAACGCTTTGATCTCATCGATCCTTTCATGGGGAAG CCACCACCAGCTCCACGGATGAAGAGCAAAATGGAAACTCTGATTTTTACATCAGATTCTGGAAAAGACACAAAAGCAGAAGAAACTGTAATTGTAAAGAGAGACTACATCCCTGCTGTTCAATCTTATGCCCAAGGAATAAGCAAAGATGTAGTTGACGAGGAAAGCACAATTGATGTTGAAGTTGAAAACGTTGAGAGGCCAGTTGACCTTTACAAG GCTATATTTTCtgatgatgaggatgatgatgaGGATGCCTCTATTCCCAAAGGGGTCGGTAAGCCAGAGAAGAAGGTTGAAGCAGCTAATACAACATTAAACCGTTTGATCGCAGGTGACTTTTTGGAATCCTTAGGAAAAGAACTAGGCCTAGAGGTTCCCCCTGAGCTGCCCTCATCAACGAACAAAGCCAGGACTTTGCCTCCCAAAGGAGCTGGTTCAGGGCATTCCAGGATCCTGCCAGTTGATAATAAGCCACCTTCCACTCGCGATATTTCACACAGACCAGAAAGTTCTCAAGATGCTCCACGTGACAATACTGAGCCTTTGAATGGTAACTTGACGGGTAATTCAGCGAGAAGTAATAGCAAAAACGCAGAGAAGGATGCTTTGGGGAATCAGTTTGACaagattatttttcaaaaagCACCTCAAGAAGATAGGAAGGAGAAAACACCCTCAAGGCGGCACCAGAATGTGAGCAACAGTTCACCATCAGAAGATGAAAGGAGCAGAAAGCGCTCTAGGAGACATCGGCATAGACACAGTGATTCAGATAGCGATTCATCCAGCGATCATTGGGACCATCACCGTTCTAGGTCTaaagggaagaagaaaggatCCTCTCGAGAAAAGAGCAGTAGTAGCAGAAAACACTCGAAGCATCATAAACGTCGAAGCAGAGAATCCCCCGAGAAGTAA
- the LOC126626494 gene encoding protein Dr1 homolog — protein sequence MDPMDIIGKSKEDASLPKATMTKIIKEMLPPDVRVARDAQDLLIECCVEFINLISSESNEVCSREEKRTIAPEHVLKALQVLGFSKYVEEVYSAYEQHKLETMHDLSKSVKWGNGAEMTEEEALAEQQRMFAEARARMNGGAAAPKQPDPEQSLES from the exons ATGGATCCGATGGACATCATCGGGAAGTCAAAGGAAGATGCTTCGCTTCCGAAAG CAACCATGACGAAAATCATTAAAGAGATGTTACCACCAGATGTACGCGTTGCAAGAGATGCTCAAGATCTTTTGATTGAGTGTTGCGTAG agttTATAAATCTCATCTCGTCAGAGTCAAATGAAGTTTGTAGCAGAGAGGAGAAAAGAACAATAGCTCCTGAGCATGTACTCAAGGCTTTACAG GTTCTTGGGTTTAGCAAGTACGTTGAGGAAGTTTACTCGGCATATGAACAACACAAGCTTGAGACTATG CATGACTTATCAAAAAGTGTCAAATGGGGCAACGGAGCGGAGATGACAGAGGAAGAAGCCTTGGCTGAGCAGCAGAGGATGTTTGCCGAGGCACGTGCCAGAATGAATGGTGGTGCCGCTGCACCCAAGCAACCAGACCCCGAACAAAGTTTAGAGAGCTAA